Part of the Methanobrevibacter boviskoreani JH1 genome is shown below.
CATCCTTAATTTCATTGCATTTATCCAATACTTCCTCAGCACCTTTTTTAAATAGTATTGGGACTATTACAACTTGAACAGGTGCTATAGCAGGCGGAAGAACCAAACCCTTCTCATCTCCATGAATTGCAATTGCTGATGCAATTACTCTATCGGATATTCCATAACATGTTTGGTATACATATTCATGCTGACCCTCTTTATTTTCGAAGGTAATGTCAAATGTTTTAGCAAATGTTTGGCCTAGGTTATGCACTGTACCGATTTGTAAGGTTTTTCCATCGGGAAATACTGTATCGAATGCCATAGTATAATCAGCACCTGGGAATTTATCCCATTCTGGTCTTTTGCTGATTAAGTAGGGTACTGCAAGACTATCAAAAATTTGTTTATAAATTTCAATACCTGTTTGGACTTGTTCCTCTGCCTCCTCAGGGCTTGAATGGGCTGTGTGTGATTCAACAAATGAGGTAATTTCACGTACCCTTATCATTGGTCTGGTGTGTTTAGTTTCATATCTAAATGTACTTCCTTTTTGATAAATTTTAATAGGTAAGTCTATGTGGGATCTTATCCAAAGTGAAAACATAGGATAAATTGCTGTTTCACTGGTAGGTCTTAAAGCTAACTTTTCATTTAAATCTTTTTGACCACCTTTAGTTACCCAATATACTTCATCCTCAAATCCTTTAACATGTAAACCTTCCTTTGCAAGTTCTTCTTCAGGAATCAAAAGAGGAAATGAGGTTTCATCATGTTCCTTATCCATTAAGTCAGTAACTATCTTAAAAAAATTTTTTCTAATCTGAAATCCGTAAGGCAACCATACTCCCATACCTTTAATAGGATATCTAGGGTCTATAATATCTGCTGTTTCAATGATATTATGAAACCATTCACTAAAATTCTCCACTATATCACCTAAGTATTTATTTTTTCATAATATAATTTAAAATAAGTATTTTTTATTAAATTAAACTAATATTAAATCTTTAATTTAATTGTTTAAATTAAAAAATCAATTATTCTATGATTTATAATTTATCTTTTTATTAATTAATAAATATTATTATATTAGATTTTCTTGGATTTATTGAAAATATTTGAATAGGTTTGTTTATTTGATTTTGAAATTTAATTTTTATTTAAATTTCTAAACAAAAATTATTTTATTAGATACTTACAAATATATTCATAATATAAATATTTTTATATTTCATTAAAATTTAGTTTTTATTGTTAGGTGAATTAATCATGGATTCTAAAACTATTCAAATGCCGAGGGAAGTTCATATTGGTCCAAATGTCATTTATGAAACAGGTGAAATTGCTCGTAATTTAAGACTTCCTGGTGAACCTTTAGTTGTGACAGGTAACCGTACCTTAAAAATTGGAGGGAAATTGGTATATGATAGTTTAGAGGAAGCAGGATTTAACCCTGAGATTATTCAGGTTAGTGATGCTACTCAAAAGTATGTTTCAAAGGTTGAAGACAAATTAGCTGAGAACTCTTTTGCATTAGGGGTTGGTGGTGGTAAAGTTATAGATGTTGCTAAACTAGCCTCAACTAATAAGAATTCTTATTTCATATCAGTACCAACAACAGCTTCTCATGATGGAATTGCTTCACCTATGGCATCTATTAAAAACTCAAAAGGTTCTGTTTCAGTTAAAGCACATGCTCCAATGGCTTTAATTGCGGATTCTGAAATATTAAAAAATGCACCTTTTAGATTTTTGGTTTCTGGATGTGCAGATATTGTATCAAATTATACTGCCGTGAAGGATTGGCGTCTTGCACAAAGACTTCAAAATGTAAGTTTTTCCGAATCAGCAGCGGCACTATCTTTGATGACTGCAAAATTAATAATAGATTCTGCAGATAGTATTAAGGAAGGTTTGGAACTTAGTGCCAGATTGGTTGCTAAAATGTTATTTAGCAGTGGTATGGCAATAAGTATCGCTGGTTCAAGTAGGCCTGCAAGTGGTTCTGAACATTTGTTTTCCCATGCTTTAGATAAAATTGCTAAAAAGCCAGCTTTACATGGCGAACAATGTGGTTTAGGTACTATTATGATGATGAATCTTCAAGGTGGAGATTGGAAATTTATTAGGGATGCTTTAAAAAGTATGAAAGCCCCTACAACTGCATATGATTTGGATTTAGATCCTGAGGATATTATTGATGCTTTAACAATGGCACATACTATTAGGCCTGAAAGATATACAATTTTAGGAGATAGGGGAATATCTAGAGATGCAGCTCGTAATTTAGCTATAAAGACAGGAGTTATTTAGAGGTAATATTATGATAACATTGGTAGGAAAGGATTTTGCCCGTGAAGGAACTAAATTTATTTTTTATGGTCCTGCAGAGGAATGTAAAAACTGTAGATATAAATCTTCATGTATAGATTCCTTGGAGAAAAATAGAATGTATGAGATTATATCTGTTAGAAACAATGATCAAAATTGTCCTCTTCATGCTGAAGGAAAGGTTGTTCCAGTTGAAGTTCAGAAAGCAGATATTCCTATTTTATTTAATTCTAAAAAGGTATTTGAAGGTTCAACTATAGTCTATGATTCTCCTGATTGTGATGTCTATTGTGAATATCATGACCTTTGTTTCCCTGAGGGATTATATAATAATGATAAGTGTATTATCATAAAAGATTTAGGTAGATTTGAAGGAGTTTGTAAGAAGGGTTTAACTTTAAATAAACTTTATATAAATTTTATTGAATAATTATTTATTAAGCTATTTTGGTGTGATTATGAATCTTAAACAAGATGTTGGTTATAAAGCAGCTTTGGAAGTTAAAGATGGTCAAATTTTAGGTCTTGGTACTGGATCTACTACTCATTACTTTATTGAAAAGGTAGGTATGAGAGTTAAGGAAGAGGGTATTGAGGTTATGGGAATTCCTACTTCATATCAATCTGCGTTACTTGCACAACAGTGGAATATTCCATTAACTAGTCTTGATGAACATAGTATTGATTTAGCAGTTGATGGTGCAGATGAAATCGATCCGGATTTAAACCTAATCAAGGGTGGTGGAGCAGCCCATACAATGGAGAAGATTGTAGACTATTCCGCGGACAAACTTATTATTATTGCAGATGAGTCTAAATATGTTAGTCAATTAGGTGCTACACCGGTACCTGTCGAAGTTATTCCTAAGGCTAAAACCACTGTTTCAAATGCCTTAAAGGATATGGGTGCAGAACCTCTTGTAAGAATGGCGGTAAATAAGGATGGTCCTGTAATAACTGATAATGGTAATTTTATCATTGACGCTAAATTTAATGAGATTTCATCTCCTATAGATTTAGAAATAGATTTAAACACTCTTCCAGGTGTAGTTGAAAATGGAATTTTTACTGAAATGGTGGATAAAGTTATATTAGGTACTAAAGATGGAATCAGAGAAATAACTTTATGATTTTATTTGTTTTTCAGGTGATTTAATGCCTTTGCCATATGATGTTGAGAAAAGGGTATATCAATTTACCCTTTTAATTGGTATATTAATTGTTATTTATGCAGTTTTATGGATTTTGGCTAAATTAGGTTTAATCCCATTAATTGTATTTGCATTATTCCCTCAAATCGTTTTACTTGCAATTGGAATATTTATAATATATATTGCATATAAGCGTATTTGATTTTTTTTAGCTATTTCTATTTTTTATTCTATTTTAACTTCTTATGTGGATTATTTTTAAATTGATTTTCTAATAATTTATTCTTTTGTTTAAAATCAATATTTCATTTTTTTTTACTTCGGTTATTTAATATTTGGAATTGGCGCTAATTTAATTATTATAATTGGATATTTTGATTAATCTTTATCATTAATCTTTTAATATTCATTTTAAATAGTTAATTTAATTTAAATTAAAAAATAGCAGTATATTAAAAATAAACTTTACTTTAAAGATTTATCTTAATTTAAATTAGAAAAATGGTCGTATTTTAAGGATAAACTTTACTTTAAAATAAATTTAAAAATAATTTTTAAAAACAGAATTAATGCTTAATTTAAAATTATAAAAAATAAAAAAAGAGATTTAGTTGAATTTTTTACTTACTTCATCTACAGCAAGTACTAATGGATCAGTAACCATTGATACTGGAGGAGCGTAAGCAAATTCCATATTACTTAAATCAAAGCAGTCTAATCCTTCGGTAATAGCAAGGGTCATAGTATCTATTCTTTCTGCTACACGTTCTTCTGCAATGATTTGACAACCTATGATTTTTCCGTCTGCATCACAGATAACCTTGATGTCCATAGGTTTTGCATTTGGATAATATCTTGCTCTAGTAAATGCCTCAATCTTTTCTGAAACAGTTTTTATGTTGTTTTGTTGAGCAAAGTTAGTTGTAAGTCCTACAGCACCAAATTCCAATTTACCTACTTTGGTAACCATTGAGTTTAAAACAGGATTAAACTTGGATTTTTTACCAGTAATTGTTTGTGCACATGTTTTTGCTTGACGAACAGCAGTAGTACCTAATTGTGAAATGGTATTGGATTCTAATATGGCATCATAAGATTCAACACAGTCACCTACAGCATAAACATCTTTAACTGAAGTCTCCATTTTATCATTAACTAAAATAGCCCATCTTCCAATGTCACAACCAATCATTTCTGCAAGATTAAGTTCAGGTCTTACTCCAGTTGCAAGAATAACCATATCTGCAGGGTTTTCATCTGTACCATCAACGACTACAGATTCAACTTTTCCATCACCTTTAATCTCGGTAATTGGTTTTCCAAGAACAATATTAAGTCCTTCACTTTTAAGATATTCTGTAACAATTTCAGCCATGTCAGGATCAAGGGACCTTGGTACTATCTGAGGTAACATTTCGTTTAATGTTACATTCAATCCTAATTCTTTAAATGCATAAGCTATTTCAATACCAATTAAACCTGCACCAGTAACCACTACATTTTTACAGTTTTTAATCCATTCTTTAACTTTTTTACCATCGTTGATGTTTCTGATTTTGAATACTCCGTCTAAATCAGCACCAGGTATAGGTGGTATAAATGAGTTTCCACCTGTAGCAAGTACAAGTTTATCATATTTCATGGTTTTAACTTCACCTTCGGAAGTATAGGTTAATTCTTTTTTATCATTATCAACATCAGTTACTTCGGAGTTAGTTAAAACTTCAATATCTTTCTCTTTGTAATCTTCAGGGGTTTTCATAACAATGTCATCGAATGTTTCAATAGTATTGCTTAATACATAAGGTATTGCACATGGTGAGTATGCAATATAATTGTCACGAGTGATAACTGTTATTTCAATGTCTTTATCTATTTTCCTAATATTTGAGGCAGTTGGCATTCCTCCAGCTCCCCCACCAATTATTACTACTTTCATTGTTTCATCCTATAAATTCATAAATATAAAACAAAATATTATATAAATTTAATTTATTGAAATTATTATATAACTATTAGCTTTTTTTAAAATTTTCACTGTAAAATTTAATATTTTACTAATTATTATAAGATTATTATATAATTGCTTGTTTTGTATCCAATAACTTCAATATTCTGTAATATTTTAAAGATTTTTTATATTTTTTATAGATATGTTGAATATTTTACCATTTTTTTATTTATTGTAAAAACTTTTCTTTAAAATTTTTAATTCACCCGGCTATATTTTTTATAAATCAGAATCACTTATAAAATTTTAAATAATTTAATAAATATACTATTAATACTTAGCTTATGTTAAATTATTTCCAATATGTTAATTTTATATAAGTTTAATAATAATTTAAAATATTTATTCTGAGGTTTAAATATGGTAAGTGTAAATGTAGAAGCTAAAAAAGTAGTCGATAAAATGATTGATGATGCAGATGCTTTAAAAATTGCTGTTTCTAAATTAAGCAATGGAGCTACTGTTATCGATTGTGGAGTAAATGTTGAGGGAAGTTTAAAAGCAGGACAATTATATACTGAGGTATGTCTTGGTGGACTTGCTGATGTAGGTATTTCTATTCCTGGAGATTTGTCTGAAAAATTCGCACTTCCTTCAGTCAAGGTTAAAACTGATTATCCAGCTATTTCAACATTAGGTGCACAAGAAGCAGGTTGGTCTGTTTCAGTAGGAGATTTCTTTGCATTAGGTTCAGGACCTGCAAGAGCATTATCTTTAAATCCTAAAGAAACATTTGATGCAATTGGTTACAAAGATGATGCTGATTTAGCTATTTTAACTTTAGAATCTGATGTTTTACCTGGTGAGGATGTAGCACAATATGTTGCTGATGAGTGTAATGTTGATGTAGAAAATGTATATTTACTTGTTGCACCTACCTCCTCATTTGTTGGATCTATCCAAATTGCAGGAAGGGTAGTTGAAAACGGTGTATACAAAATGTTAGAATTCCTCGGATTCGATGTAACTAAAATTAAACATGCTGCAGGTATTGCACCTATTGCACCTGTAACTCCAGACGGCCTAAAAGCTATGGGAAGAACTAATGATGCAGTATTATTTGGTGGAAGAACTTATTATTATCTTGAATCTGAAGAAGGAGATGATATTGAAGCTCTTGCTAAACAAGTACCTTCATCTGCGGCTGACGGATATGGTGAACCATTCTATGATACTTTTAAAGCTGCTGGATTTGACTTCTACAAAATCGATAAAGGAATGTTTGCACCTGCTGAAGTAGTAATCAATGATTTCACTACTGGTAAAGTTTACAAAGAAGGATTTGTAAATGCAGATTTACTTAAAAAATCATTTGGTGTAGATAACTAAATAGATTAGTAATTTTTACTATTCTATTTTTTTTAATTTTGGTGTGTTTTGTTTTTTTATTTTGATTGATTGTTTTTTGTTCTGTTTTTTTAATTTTGGTGTGTTTTGTTTTTTTTATTTTGATTGATTGTTTTTTGTTCTGTTTTTTTAATTTTGGTGTGTTTTGTTTTTTTTATTTTGATTGATTGTTTTTTGTTCTGTTTTTTAATCTAAGTAGTTATTTACTAGTTTTTTCCAATAATCTAATAATTTTATAATATTCATAAAAATTTTATATGATTTTTAATAGAGATTAATTTATATTATTAATATCATGGATTATGAGGTGTTATTATGATTGTAAAAGATAGATTATACATAAATTCGATTAATCGATTTCAAATAGTTGATATTACGCCATATATTAATGAAAAGATTAAAAAATCACAGATTTATTCAGGAATCATTAATGTTTTTACAAAACATACTACCTCTGCAATAATAATTAATGAGAATGAGAAGGGCCTTCAAACAGATATTTTTAATATCCTATATGATTTAATTCCTGATGGAAATAGGTATAGTCATGATATGATAGATCACAATGCAGGTTCACATTTAAGATCCCTATTCTTAGGTCCATCAGAAATAATTCCAATATATGAAGGTAGTTTGGATTTAGGAAGATGGCAATCTGTTTTCTTCATTGAACTTGATGGTCCTCGTTCTAGACGTCAAGTTGATTTAACTATAATGGGGGATTAGCCTTTATTTTAATTATTTGTTTATTGTAAAGATTTAAATTTTAGAAAATACAAAATATTTCTAATTAATTTAAAAAAATAATTGTTTTTTAATGATTTTATAATGTAATAAAGGGTTAGTTTTTTATGTCTCTTTCTAATGATCTAAAGAAATTTATTCTATCTAAAGGTGCAAAACAGGTGGGTTTTGCAGATTTAAATGACATGGGTGTAAGTAATATTAATGGTGAGGATTTGGGTTTTAAGGTTAAGTCAGGTATTTGTTTTTTAATTAATCTTGATGCCAATATTGTTAAAACTCTTTTGGATGGACCTTCACTTGAGTATTATAATCATTATTCTAAGATAAATGATGAGTTGGATTCAATAGGTAAGGATGTGGAGGCTTTTCTTAAATCTAAAAATTATAATGCTTATGCTCAAACCTTTGATAGAACATGTAACGATTTTATTTTTAATAATGGTTGTGATAATACTATACCCCATAAAACTGTAGGGACAAAAGCAGGTCTGGGGTGGATTGGTAAATGTGATGCATTTATAACAAACGAGTTTGGTTCTGCTTTACGTTTATCAACTGTTTTAACTGATGCTCCTTTGGAGTATGCACATCCAGTTACAGCTTCACTATGCGGTATGTGTACTGAATGTAGAAATATATGTCCTGGCGGCGCAGTTTCTGGAATTACTTGGAGTCCGCGACTTAAAAGGGAAGATTTCTTTGATTATGAGAAATGTATGGAAGCAGCTAAAAAACAATGTAGGGAAGTTCTTGGAAGAGAGGATACCATATGTGGCAGATGCATTGCTGCATGTCCACATACCCAGAAATATCTAAGGAAGGTATTATAGTCATTATTTTTATTTATTTCTATTTTAACTAGTTTTTTATTTTTATTTTATCTTTTTTGTATCTTTTAATATTGGTTTCTTTGTTTTATAGTTATATCTTATGTTATTTAGGTATTTGATTTATATTTGAATCTATTTTAAATTTCTAATATTTATTTAATCTCCATTATTTTCATTGTTTTTTTATTGGTGTTTGTTCTATCTTTAATTTTATAGTTTATTATTAAACACGTTTTTAAATATGATTTATGTTTATTTATTGTTTTAATTAAATATTTTACTATTAAATTCGTTTATCTAGCATTTTTCATTGGTTTTTCATTTCATAACTTATATTTGTTTGAATATCATATTCTCGTTTAACATTTTATGTATATGGTTTTATTTTCCTTTTGTTTTAAATATTATACTATGTTTAATTTTTTTTATAAAAATCATTTTATTTTATAATTAAATTATCAAATCTTTGTTCAAATTAAATTATAACTTTGTTAATTTTTTAAAATAAGATTTATATATTGTTTGTTACATATAATAAAATATTAATTAAAATTTGATTTTAGCTAATTAATTTAAAAATGGTTTATTTATTTAATTTGGCTTTAAATTAAGTTATATTTATTTAATTAATGTTTAAACATATTATTTTTTAATTATATAATTTAAATTCATGTTTAATAATTAATATTTAAATATCGTTAGTTTATTTTTATTTTAATATGTAAATTTAATTTTAAATTAATTATGAAGAATTTTAATTAAAATATTGATGTTGATTTATATGGATTTAACTAAAGAAAAATCCACAAAAAATTATCAGCATGGAAAAGTAATCTTTTTCATATTGATAATTATTTTGTGTTTTGCTTTAATTACATCTGTATCTGCAACAGATAATACAAATTCAACCGAGGTAAAATTAAGTTCTTCCTCAAATACTTATAATGTTAATTCTAGTTTAAATACCGAGGAAATACAAAAGGTCTTTGATGGGGCTAAAAGTGGTGATACAATTAATTTCACCAGTAAAACGTATAATAATTTCTCAGTAGTTGTTGATAAGAAATTGAACATTATAAGTGATTCCAATAGTGTATTAAATACTAATAGTCAACTATCAACTAAAGCTAAATCTTTAGGTTTGGGAAATAGTTTCGGATTTTATTTTATCAATAGTAGCTCTGGATGTTTGCTTAGAGGTTTTACATTAAATGGTAATGCTGATTATCAGATAATAGTAAATGGCGCTAATAATGTTAATATTCAGAATAACACTATCAATGGTGGAAGGGAAGGTGGAGTATTGATTAAGAATTCTATTGGATCTAATTTAACAGGTAATAAAATTATGAATTCCGGAAGAAATGGTCTTGATCTATATGATACCAAAGACACTATTGTTAAAAATAATAATATTAGTAAAAATACAAGAGATGGAGTATACATTCATAATGCTGATAAATTAAACTTAACTTATAATGATTTGCTTTCTAATGGTAGAGCGGGTTTAGATATGGAGGGAAGTACATCTAACTGTAACTTCATTCATAATCATATTCAAGATAATGCAAATAACATTCTCATCAATTCACACTCTCATAATGATGTTATACGTGAAAATACTATTACTGGAGCAAAGTATTCCTCAGTTTATGATGATGGATCTGGAAATACTGGTAATGGTATTCTATTTGGTGATGATTATAAATCTGCGGGAATTAGGATATATATTGGGTATAATACAATAGGATTTAATTCTCAATTTGATGCTAAAAACACAATGACCCAACCAGTATTTACATTAGGTGCAAATTATTATATTACCAATGATGGAGAACAAGCTAAGGCTCACCTTTGTCCAATGTTAATGGGTGGTGAGTTAAATTGGGAGAAAATCAAACATCTGTCATTAGGATTTTCTAAAAAAGGTAATCAAGTTTATGGTTTGTTATATGATGATAATGGTAATGTTGTTACTGCAGGTGACTTTGATATGGATGATGTTTCAATCAATGGTCAAAGTTATGGTAAGGCATCATATGTAGACGGTAAAGCTGTAATTGATGCTGATGTAGATGACGGTTCACAGATTACTGTTAAGTCAGGTTCTAGTACTACTACTGTAACTGTTAAAAAATCAAGTGAAAACACTGATTCAACAGATACCAAAAAAGACGACCCATCAAACACTAATCTTAATAATCCTAATAATTCTAATAATCCATCAAATTCAAATAATCAAGGTACAAGTACTAGTAATCAAACAGGTACCGGTTCAGGAACTGGACAAGGTTCTGGTTCCGGAACTAATTCCAATTTAAATGGTACAGGAATCATGTCTGGTGAAAGTTCCGGTGTATCTAATGGTGGTAGCGGACAATCTGGAGATAATGGTGCAGGTAGTTCCTCATCAAGTTCCGGATCTGCTGATAATGGTAAGGCATATGAAATTGCAACTCAGAAAACATCTGCAGGATCCGCTGCTCAAAATAGGCAATGGCTTGCTGTTGCTGCAATAGTTGCTCTTGTATTATTGTTTGTTGTAGGATACAAACGT
Proteins encoded:
- a CDS encoding epoxyqueuosine reductase; the protein is MSLSNDLKKFILSKGAKQVGFADLNDMGVSNINGEDLGFKVKSGICFLINLDANIVKTLLDGPSLEYYNHYSKINDELDSIGKDVEAFLKSKNYNAYAQTFDRTCNDFIFNNGCDNTIPHKTVGTKAGLGWIGKCDAFITNEFGSALRLSTVLTDAPLEYAHPVTASLCGMCTECRNICPGGAVSGITWSPRLKREDFFDYEKCMEAAKKQCREVLGREDTICGRCIAACPHTQKYLRKVL
- the rpiA gene encoding ribose-5-phosphate isomerase RpiA, whose product is MNLKQDVGYKAALEVKDGQILGLGTGSTTHYFIEKVGMRVKEEGIEVMGIPTSYQSALLAQQWNIPLTSLDEHSIDLAVDGADEIDPDLNLIKGGGAAHTMEKIVDYSADKLIIIADESKYVSQLGATPVPVEVIPKAKTTVSNALKDMGAEPLVRMAVNKDGPVITDNGNFIIDAKFNEISSPIDLEIDLNTLPGVVENGIFTEMVDKVILGTKDGIREITL
- a CDS encoding UPF0179 family protein, encoding MITLVGKDFAREGTKFIFYGPAEECKNCRYKSSCIDSLEKNRMYEIISVRNNDQNCPLHAEGKVVPVEVQKADIPILFNSKKVFEGSTIVYDSPDCDVYCEYHDLCFPEGLYNNDKCIIIKDLGRFEGVCKKGLTLNKLYINFIE
- a CDS encoding right-handed parallel beta-helix repeat-containing protein, with protein sequence MDLTKEKSTKNYQHGKVIFFILIIILCFALITSVSATDNTNSTEVKLSSSSNTYNVNSSLNTEEIQKVFDGAKSGDTINFTSKTYNNFSVVVDKKLNIISDSNSVLNTNSQLSTKAKSLGLGNSFGFYFINSSSGCLLRGFTLNGNADYQIIVNGANNVNIQNNTINGGREGGVLIKNSIGSNLTGNKIMNSGRNGLDLYDTKDTIVKNNNISKNTRDGVYIHNADKLNLTYNDLLSNGRAGLDMEGSTSNCNFIHNHIQDNANNILINSHSHNDVIRENTITGAKYSSVYDDGSGNTGNGILFGDDYKSAGIRIYIGYNTIGFNSQFDAKNTMTQPVFTLGANYYITNDGEQAKAHLCPMLMGGELNWEKIKHLSLGFSKKGNQVYGLLYDDNGNVVTAGDFDMDDVSINGQSYGKASYVDGKAVIDADVDDGSQITVKSGSSTTTVTVKKSSENTDSTDTKKDDPSNTNLNNPNNSNNPSNSNNQGTSTSNQTGTGSGTGQGSGSGTNSNLNGTGIMSGESSGVSNGGSGQSGDNGAGSSSSSSGSADNGKAYEIATQKTSAGSAAQNRQWLAVAAIVALVLLFVVGYKRRNNDDDFD
- a CDS encoding NAD(P)-dependent glycerol-1-phosphate dehydrogenase; protein product: MDSKTIQMPREVHIGPNVIYETGEIARNLRLPGEPLVVTGNRTLKIGGKLVYDSLEEAGFNPEIIQVSDATQKYVSKVEDKLAENSFALGVGGGKVIDVAKLASTNKNSYFISVPTTASHDGIASPMASIKNSKGSVSVKAHAPMALIADSEILKNAPFRFLVSGCADIVSNYTAVKDWRLAQRLQNVSFSESAAALSLMTAKLIIDSADSIKEGLELSARLVAKMLFSSGMAISIAGSSRPASGSEHLFSHALDKIAKKPALHGEQCGLGTIMMMNLQGGDWKFIRDALKSMKAPTTAYDLDLDPEDIIDALTMAHTIRPERYTILGDRGISRDAARNLAIKTGVI
- the proS gene encoding proline--tRNA ligase, whose protein sequence is MVENFSEWFHNIIETADIIDPRYPIKGMGVWLPYGFQIRKNFFKIVTDLMDKEHDETSFPLLIPEEELAKEGLHVKGFEDEVYWVTKGGQKDLNEKLALRPTSETAIYPMFSLWIRSHIDLPIKIYQKGSTFRYETKHTRPMIRVREITSFVESHTAHSSPEEAEEQVQTGIEIYKQIFDSLAVPYLISKRPEWDKFPGADYTMAFDTVFPDGKTLQIGTVHNLGQTFAKTFDITFENKEGQHEYVYQTCYGISDRVIASAIAIHGDEKGLVLPPAIAPVQVVIVPILFKKGAEEVLDKCNEIKDALSKDNIRVKIDDRDIRPGKKFFSIENKGIPLRIELGPRDLKANKIVVVRRDNGEKSELTIDDNLVSSIKDLLNDIHDDLYKKAWDKFNKSLKLVEDEKDIKESIKEGNITEFYWCGDTECGKEIGKISDEDFLGSSEDLDEDTDKVCVHCGKKAKHIASVAKTY
- the mch gene encoding methenyltetrahydromethanopterin cyclohydrolase: MVSVNVEAKKVVDKMIDDADALKIAVSKLSNGATVIDCGVNVEGSLKAGQLYTEVCLGGLADVGISIPGDLSEKFALPSVKVKTDYPAISTLGAQEAGWSVSVGDFFALGSGPARALSLNPKETFDAIGYKDDADLAILTLESDVLPGEDVAQYVADECNVDVENVYLLVAPTSSFVGSIQIAGRVVENGVYKMLEFLGFDVTKIKHAAGIAPIAPVTPDGLKAMGRTNDAVLFGGRTYYYLESEEGDDIEALAKQVPSSAADGYGEPFYDTFKAAGFDFYKIDKGMFAPAEVVINDFTTGKVYKEGFVNADLLKKSFGVDN
- a CDS encoding secondary thiamine-phosphate synthase enzyme YjbQ, whose translation is MIVKDRLYINSINRFQIVDITPYINEKIKKSQIYSGIINVFTKHTTSAIIINENEKGLQTDIFNILYDLIPDGNRYSHDMIDHNAGSHLRSLFLGPSEIIPIYEGSLDLGRWQSVFFIELDGPRSRRQVDLTIMGD
- a CDS encoding FAD-dependent oxidoreductase encodes the protein MKVVIIGGGAGGMPTASNIRKIDKDIEITVITRDNYIAYSPCAIPYVLSNTIETFDDIVMKTPEDYKEKDIEVLTNSEVTDVDNDKKELTYTSEGEVKTMKYDKLVLATGGNSFIPPIPGADLDGVFKIRNINDGKKVKEWIKNCKNVVVTGAGLIGIEIAYAFKELGLNVTLNEMLPQIVPRSLDPDMAEIVTEYLKSEGLNIVLGKPITEIKGDGKVESVVVDGTDENPADMVILATGVRPELNLAEMIGCDIGRWAILVNDKMETSVKDVYAVGDCVESYDAILESNTISQLGTTAVRQAKTCAQTITGKKSKFNPVLNSMVTKVGKLEFGAVGLTTNFAQQNNIKTVSEKIEAFTRARYYPNAKPMDIKVICDADGKIIGCQIIAEERVAERIDTMTLAITEGLDCFDLSNMEFAYAPPVSMVTDPLVLAVDEVSKKFN